The Antarcticibacterium flavum genome contains the following window.
GGCAAGATATAAAAGTCTAACGGAATCTTATGATGCCCTGGAAGCCAATAGTTCTACCGCCCTTGCTGAAAACTCAAGGAGAAACAGGGAGCTTATTGCTCAATTGGATGAAAAGGAAAATAAACTGGCAGCAGAACAGGCGCGCCTGGAAAAATTGCAAAAAGACCTTGCAGCCAGGTCCAGCAGGATTGATGAGCTGGAAAACCTTATTGCGGCCAAGGATGCAAAAATGAATGCTCTTAAAACTGCTGTTTCCAATGCGCTAACAAACTTTGAGGGAAAAGGTCTTACTGTGGAGCAACGCGATGGTAAGGTTTACGTTTCTATGGAAAATAAGCTCCTTTTTAGTTCCGGTAGCTGGGCCGTTAATGCTGAAGGAAGAAGGGCTGTTCAACAGTTGGGAGAAGTCCTGGCTCAAAACCCTGATATAGCCGTACTAATTGAAGGGCATACAGATAATGTTCCCTATGGAGGCAGTGGCCAGCTACAAGATAACTGGGACCTTTCAACCAAACGTGCAACTTCGATCGTGCAAATTCTTCGTGAGAACAACAGGATAGATCCCCAAAATTTAACAGCGGCAGGAAGAGGCGAATATGCCCCTGTAGCTTCAAATGAAACGGCAGAGGGGAAAGCTAAGAATCGTAGAATTGAGGTAATCCTTACTCCAAAGTTAGATGAAATAAGCCAGATGCTTAATGAGATAGAGTAATATCCCAGAAGAATAGCTGTTTATTAAAACTTACCCGACCATAAGAAATATCAGGAATAGTTTTCAGCCATTATGGCTTCGGTTTCTTCAAGGTTTTTAAAAACTTCATAGGTTTTTCCCTGGGTCCTTAAAGCTCCCAGGGTATTGGCATATTGAGCCGCTTTTACAGGGTCATTATGAAAGGCAAAACCATATCCCAAACCTCCGGCAAAAGAATCCCCACAACCGGTGGTGTCTACAACCTCCTCCACAGGGACAGATTTTATAAATTTTTTTTGGGTTTTTCCATTTTGACGGGTGTAACAAACGCATCCTCTGGCATCCAGGGTGACATAAAGAACGCTCACCCCATTATCCAGGACATGTTCGGCAAAATCTGCAAGATGGCTGGTGTCCTCTTCATTATATTTCCCCATTTCTTCCTGGCTGTATTCGTTTTTAAACCAGCAGCACTGCGACTCCTCCAAATTCATTTTTAGCACATCTATGTAAGGCAGCCATTCATCACGGTCTACCCAAAATTTTCTTTCTCGTGTACCATTGATATTAAGAGAAGTAGTAGGGCCGTGAGCATCAAAGATGATTAAACCCTTACTGTTTTCCTTAATATGCCGCAAGGTGCTAAGGGATATTTCAAAATCTGTTATAGGAACAAAAATAAATACATTGGAATCCAGGAATGGTTCCACATCCTGCGGCAGGATAGGATTCATAAAAGCTGTTTGTTTTTCAAGCCTGTTATTTTGATCTGTAAACCGTAATTCTATAACCGTTCCCCTGTCCTGGTCTGCATCAATACCCTGTAGATTTACATTTTGAAATTCTGAGAAAAGATCCTTAACGGCCTCTTTGTCCTTTTGATGAATATGGGAGATGACTTCCACCCGGCCACGATCCTCCATAAGCCGTGAAAGGGCTATGGCTGGATGGGTTACACACCCATATTTGTGGATTGTTTCATTTTTATAAGTTATAATGGTATCGCGGGGGACAGGGCCTAAAACTGCTATCTTCTTCATAAAATCAGGGTGTTGAATTCAAGAGATACTAATTACACATGATCTCTAAATAACAGGAATTCTGAAATGAGAACCCTATTAATTCTAAATATAACAAAAAGCTCTTTATTTTTGATGCTTTAGATGAGGAGAAAGTAAAATCCCATCTTTATATTAGAAAAATCAAGAAACAGGATAATACAATGAAGTATACAAAATTACCTCAAACCGATATAGAAGTAAGCACAATTTGCCTTGGAACAATGACCTGGGGCGAGCAAAATACAGAAGCCGAAGGTCACAGCCAAATCGATTTTGCATTGGAGGAGGGGGTAAATTTCCTGGATACGGCAGAGATGTATCCTGTTCCAGCCAATGAAGAAACACAGGGTAGAACCGAGGAGATCATAGGCACATGGTTCAAAAACCACGGCAAGCGTGAAAAGGTAGTCCTGGCTTCCAAGATCGCCGGCCCGGGAAGGGCTATGGCGCATATAAGACCGAATCTTAATTTTAAAAAAGAGGCACTGCAGGACGCACTGCATAAAAGCCTGAAAAGATTACAAACAGATTATATAGATCTTTATCAACTGCACTGGCCTGTGAGAGAAACAAATTTCTTTGGTAAACTGGATTATGAATGGAATGAAGAGAAATGGCAGGACGATTTTAAAGAAGTGTTATTTAACCTCCAGGAATTTGTCAAAGCCGGGAAGATTAGGCATATAGGTTTGTCCAATGAAACTCCCTACGGAGTTATGAGATGCATGGAGGAGACCAGAAAAGGTGCACCCAAAATATCCACAGTTCAAAATCCATATAGCCTGTTGAACAGAAAAGATGAAATTGGGTTGACAGAGGTTTTACAGCGGGAGGAGATAGGCTTGTTCCCGTATTCCCCATTAGGCATGGGGACCCTAACAGGCAAATATTTAAATGCTGCGCCCAAAAATGCCCGCCTTACCTTGTTTACAAATTATAAACGCTACTCAAATAAAAAGGCGGTAGAGGCCACTGCCCGGTATTTTGAAATAGCCGATCGTTTTAACCTTTCCCCTGCTCAAATGGCCCTGGCATTTGTGCAAATGCAACCCTTTGTTACCAGTACGATCATAGGGGCTACCAGTTTGGAGCAATTAAAGGAGAATATAGATAGTGTCGATGTAAATTTAAGCCCTGAAGTAATTTCAGAAATTAATGAGGTCCATGCCGCAATCCCTAACCCTGCTCCTTAAATTGGGCTCACAAGGCTTTCGTGTATGAAAGCAGCCTGTTTTTGAGCAGTTCGTATATGGAACCATTCTTTTGCCTTACCAAGCATTTGCAGGGTATCCTGTGCTGTTAGATTTCCTATGATCCTGGAATTCCTGGTGGTGGGTTGGTCTCTAAGATTTGAAGTGGTCCTTGTCACCAGCCTGTCCTGCACCAGAGTGTCCACGGTGGCCACTGCAAAATCAGGTTCAGGAATTTGATATACAAAAGACAGAGGGTCTATTGCGCCACTATATCCCTTGTAAATTCCGAAATGCAAATGCGGGGCAGTTGTTCTTGCATTACCTGTATTACCTACAAACCCAAGGGTGTCTCCCTTTTTTACGCGGGAATTTCCCAGGGGAGCAATACTGTCCAGGTGGGCATAATAAAGGGATTGGCCTCGCTCTGTATCTCTAAGCCATACCTGTTTCCCACCCAATCCCCTTTCTCCTGATGATGTTATACGGCCATTTGTGGCGGCAATGACAGGGGTACCTCTGAGTGCAAAAATATCGATGCCCTCATGGCTTCTCCTGCCTCCATCCCGGGAGGCTCCCCACAAGCTCTGAATATTCTTATTGGCACCTCCTGCCACCGGAAAATCATACACAGAGGACTTCCTCATTTTGATGCTAAAAGCAGAGTTCGCATTTATTTCAGGCTGAATTACAATTTTGTAAAGCCCGGGTTCCTTTATCTCATTCCTTAGGTAGCGCTTGTCGTATTCCGTTCCGGTAACTTTCCTATAAGCAGCTACTGAATCATTTTCCCGCACAAAGAGATCAATAAAAACAAGGGAGGAGGCGCTATCTGGCTCAACTGCTATATCTATCCTTTCGCCGGGGTTTAATTGAACATTATAGGAATATACCTGGAATGATTTAGGCAGAAAACGTCCGGTTTGCAAATAGGGTAATTCAATTTGTATGCTATCACTCAAGGCCAGCCGTGCCTGTTCTTCCCAAATTTGGAACAAATCACTGGAGATGTTAAAATCCCGTTGATAACGTTCCCTGGCTGTAGGATTTGTCACCAGGTCTTTAGCCCGGTTAAGTTGGGAACAACCGCTTAAAAAAACAAAAATAAGTAGTAAAGGTATGATTATCAATCTCTTCATCGATCTTTTTCTTTCCCATACTTAAGCAGGAATTATGCCATTTTTAGCCGAAAAGATAACTCACCACATCTTCAATTTTTGCTACTTTTTGGACACGGATCGTGTAATTTGTGGCAGGAAGCTTAGTTTGTTTTGAGACCATAATAGTGGCAAATCCAAGTTTTTCTGCTTCAGATATTCTTTGATCGGCACGGGTCACTGGTCTTATTTCACCGGCAAGTCCAACTTCAGCAGCAAAACAAATATCTTTTTCAATAGTGATATCTTCATTGGATGAAAGTATAGCTGCTATAACTGCAAGATCTATTGCAGGATCGTCTACGGTTATACCTCCTGTAATATTAAGGAATACATCTTTTGCTCCAAGTCTAAAGCCTGCTCGTTTTTCAAGCACTGCAAGGAGCATATTAAGCCTCTTGGCATTATACCCGGTAGCAGATCGTTGTGGGGTGCCGTACACTGCAGAGCTTACCAGCGCCTGGATCTCGATCATCAACGGCCGCATTCCCTCCAGGGTAGCTGCTATGGCGGTACCGCTAAGCCCTTCATCATTTTTAGAAATAAGGATCTCTGATGGGTTGGAGACTTCCCTCAACCCGCTTCCCTGCATCTCATAGATGCCTAATTCATGGGTTGAGCCAAATCTATTCTTATGGGCCCGCAAAATTCTATATACGTGATTACGATCTCCTTCAAATTGCAGCACCGTATCTACCATATGCTCCAGGACCTTTGGCCCGGCAATACTGCCTTCTTTGGTTATATGGCCAATAAGGATCACCGGGACCCCTGTTTCCTTGGCATATTTTATTAATTCTGCAGTGCATTCCCGTATTTGGGATATGCTTCCCGGGGAGCTCTCGATATAATCTGTATGCAGGGTTTGTATAGAATCAATAATAACGATTTCCGGCTGAAGCTCTTCAATTTGCCTGAAGATATTCTGCGTTTTCGTCTCGGTAAGAATATAGCAATTTGCCGGATTTGGATTGATACGTTCTGCCCGCATCTTAATTTGTTGCTGGCTCTCTTCGCCTGAAACATAGAGCGTTTTTTGGTTTAAATGAAGAGAGATTTGGAGCAGGAGCGTACTCTTTCCAATCCCGGGCTCCCCACCCAGGAGCGTTAAAGAACCGGGTACAAGGCCACCGCCCAGCACCCGGTTTAATTCTGAATTATTGGTGTTTAACCTGGGCTGGCTGCCAATTTCGATCTCTGCAATGCGTAAGGGTTTTGCAGTTCTTTTTACCTCCCTTGCCGCCTGTGGTTTCCAGTCCTTTTGATCTGGTTTTTGAATTACCTCTTCTACAAGAGTATTCCATTCTTTACAGGAACTGCATTGTCCCTGCCATTTGGAATGTTGGGTTCCACAATTTTGACAGTAAAAGGTAGTTTTGGTTTTTGCCATACAGGTGTTAAAGTGTTATTTAATATCCGAAATCTCTTTTTATGGCTTCGGCTTTATCCAGCATAAAATCTACAGTTAAAAAAGCAACAGGTTCCTGGCCGTAGGCATTTTGATAACTGCGCATGGCTTTTTTTGGATTCCCAATCTCCTCCTCATATCTTGCCTCAAAATAAGTAGCCAGCATGGTCTTTGGATAATGTTTTGAGGCCAGTTTGGAAAGGTCTCTTAATCCATCCCAATTTCGGGTTTTTTCCATGGCGTTGTATACCGCCATGAAGTCATTGAGCCTTATTTGCTTTTGTAAGCCAAAGAGTTCTTCAATGGTTTCATACTTTTCAATGAGATAATCATAACCTGAAACAGAGGTTTGTAACAGGATACGGTTATAATCCTGAAGGGAAATTGGCCGGTATACCTGGAAAATTTGTTCTATTGCTTTTGGTATTGCCATTCCAACAAGGCTATAATGTGTTGCCCCTTCAAAGTTGTCAAACTGGTAATTGATATTTTTGTTATTGAGATTTTTTAATTTCTCATCAAGGGACATTATTCCTTCTTTGAGTTGTGGTATGTCTTCGCTGCCCGTTGCCAGGTAATACCACGTCTTGTTTGAAGATCTGTCCAGGACATCGGCCAGCCTTGTAATCATCTCGGGTGCCAGATCTGGACTTAAGTTGATATATCCCTGAAATAACGGATTTTCCTTCAGCAAGTAATAGTTCATGAAATTTGCAGTGAAATCGTGACCTATTATAACCCTGAAGGGTGCTGTTCTGTATTTTTTTTCCAGATGGGGGATTAATTCCATTCCAATGAACTCAAAAAAAGCAGC
Protein-coding sequences here:
- a CDS encoding OmpA family protein; protein product: MSTRIILSFLLSGLLFTSCVSSKAHKELQSRYENLENRNQRLNNDLRETRAKGESDLASLQEQYDRLQAERDQLQQELENSRARYKSLTESYDALEANSSTALAENSRRNRELIAQLDEKENKLAAEQARLEKLQKDLAARSSRIDELENLIAAKDAKMNALKTAVSNALTNFEGKGLTVEQRDGKVYVSMENKLLFSSGSWAVNAEGRRAVQQLGEVLAQNPDIAVLIEGHTDNVPYGGSGQLQDNWDLSTKRATSIVQILRENNRIDPQNLTAAGRGEYAPVASNETAEGKAKNRRIEVILTPKLDEISQMLNEIE
- a CDS encoding carbohydrate kinase family protein; this encodes MKKIAVLGPVPRDTIITYKNETIHKYGCVTHPAIALSRLMEDRGRVEVISHIHQKDKEAVKDLFSEFQNVNLQGIDADQDRGTVIELRFTDQNNRLEKQTAFMNPILPQDVEPFLDSNVFIFVPITDFEISLSTLRHIKENSKGLIIFDAHGPTTSLNINGTRERKFWVDRDEWLPYIDVLKMNLEESQCCWFKNEYSQEEMGKYNEEDTSHLADFAEHVLDNGVSVLYVTLDARGCVCYTRQNGKTQKKFIKSVPVEEVVDTTGCGDSFAGGLGYGFAFHNDPVKAAQYANTLGALRTQGKTYEVFKNLEETEAIMAENYS
- a CDS encoding NADP(H)-dependent aldo-keto reductase, whose amino-acid sequence is MKYTKLPQTDIEVSTICLGTMTWGEQNTEAEGHSQIDFALEEGVNFLDTAEMYPVPANEETQGRTEEIIGTWFKNHGKREKVVLASKIAGPGRAMAHIRPNLNFKKEALQDALHKSLKRLQTDYIDLYQLHWPVRETNFFGKLDYEWNEEKWQDDFKEVLFNLQEFVKAGKIRHIGLSNETPYGVMRCMEETRKGAPKISTVQNPYSLLNRKDEIGLTEVLQREEIGLFPYSPLGMGTLTGKYLNAAPKNARLTLFTNYKRYSNKKAVEATARYFEIADRFNLSPAQMALAFVQMQPFVTSTIIGATSLEQLKENIDSVDVNLSPEVISEINEVHAAIPNPAP
- a CDS encoding M23 family metallopeptidase — protein: MKRLIIIPLLLIFVFLSGCSQLNRAKDLVTNPTARERYQRDFNISSDLFQIWEEQARLALSDSIQIELPYLQTGRFLPKSFQVYSYNVQLNPGERIDIAVEPDSASSLVFIDLFVRENDSVAAYRKVTGTEYDKRYLRNEIKEPGLYKIVIQPEINANSAFSIKMRKSSVYDFPVAGGANKNIQSLWGASRDGGRRSHEGIDIFALRGTPVIAATNGRITSSGERGLGGKQVWLRDTERGQSLYYAHLDSIAPLGNSRVKKGDTLGFVGNTGNARTTAPHLHFGIYKGYSGAIDPLSFVYQIPEPDFAVATVDTLVQDRLVTRTTSNLRDQPTTRNSRIIGNLTAQDTLQMLGKAKEWFHIRTAQKQAAFIHESLVSPI
- the radA gene encoding DNA repair protein RadA: MAKTKTTFYCQNCGTQHSKWQGQCSSCKEWNTLVEEVIQKPDQKDWKPQAAREVKRTAKPLRIAEIEIGSQPRLNTNNSELNRVLGGGLVPGSLTLLGGEPGIGKSTLLLQISLHLNQKTLYVSGEESQQQIKMRAERINPNPANCYILTETKTQNIFRQIEELQPEIVIIDSIQTLHTDYIESSPGSISQIRECTAELIKYAKETGVPVILIGHITKEGSIAGPKVLEHMVDTVLQFEGDRNHVYRILRAHKNRFGSTHELGIYEMQGSGLREVSNPSEILISKNDEGLSGTAIAATLEGMRPLMIEIQALVSSAVYGTPQRSATGYNAKRLNMLLAVLEKRAGFRLGAKDVFLNITGGITVDDPAIDLAVIAAILSSNEDITIEKDICFAAEVGLAGEIRPVTRADQRISEAEKLGFATIMVSKQTKLPATNYTIRVQKVAKIEDVVSYLFG
- a CDS encoding alpha/beta hydrolase, with amino-acid sequence MIKKLLFLLLLAGPYVTYAQITHETLNSTKLGETRQIKIQLPRNYDANKEKSYPVMVVLDGDYLFEPVAGNVDYYSYWEDIPEMIVVGINQASSREDDGYYDEQRFLPAGPGAAFFEFIGMELIPHLEKKYRTAPFRVIIGHDFTANFMNYYLLKENPLFQGYINLSPDLAPEMITRLADVLDRSSNKTWYYLATGSEDIPQLKEGIMSLDEKLKNLNNKNINYQFDNFEGATHYSLVGMAIPKAIEQIFQVYRPISLQDYNRILLQTSVSGYDYLIEKYETIEELFGLQKQIRLNDFMAVYNAMEKTRNWDGLRDLSKLASKHYPKTMLATYFEARYEEEIGNPKKAMRSYQNAYGQEPVAFLTVDFMLDKAEAIKRDFGY